The window TCCTATTTTAGAAAGTTTAAGACCCTGCTCTGTCAATTGAAAACCAGGCTGTTGAGGATAAGTGATAGAATCATATCTGTTTTCACTTTTGAAACGAGGATAGCCAGCCTTGCCATTTTTCTCTTTGAGCCTACGAAAGAAACCCTGAAATGCCCTTTCTACTCTAAACAGAACATCTTGAAGGACTTGAGAATGAATATCATTAAGAAACTCTATTTTCTTTTTATCGGATTTAAGTTTCCTGTTGCCTTATGCGAGAAAGACCCTTGCCTGTCTGCTCATAATTATTCCTTCTATCCAGAAGACAGGAGTTATACAGAATATGACACATATCAAGCGTCCACTCAAGTTTCTGA is drawn from Pseudomonadota bacterium and contains these coding sequences:
- a CDS encoding helix-turn-helix domain-containing protein, whose translation is MRKTYKYRLYPTKKQVQKLEWTLDMCHILYNSCLLDRRNNYEQTGKGLSRIRQQET